The genomic segment GCTTAGCCTAGCTGATTGATGGGAAGAACTGCAGTGTTTTACTACTCCACTGAGAAATCATGGTGAAATCGGCACAGTTATGTCTGTTTGATTTGATGAAGACCTTGGAAGCTGAGTAGATAGACATGGTAGCATTGCTCTAGCaacaattcaaacaaaagacTATCCCTGTGTCTGCTTCTTTTGACGAATACAATTCTCAAACAGTTAAAAACAAAACTCATTATTTATGTGGATTCACAAACACATCTAATACACCATCAACCAAGATGCAGAGCAATGCAGTCATGTGATCTTCTACCCCTACAAAATGGCACCACTGCTCATAGTACCAGTCTAGCCAGCAAGGGCACTCACATTCTTGCACACAATCTCCCATCTCTCTTtaactttttttctctctctctctctctctctctctctctctctgagccctgcATTGTTCAGGCTGAGCTCCACCCATTGTCACCATCTTCTCCATGGCAGAGCTGATTGATTAGCAGAGGGGTGGGGGTTTGGGAATTGGGGAGGTATTTTATAGGGGGTTGGGACTGGGAGAGCCTTGGGAGTCCATGGACATTATTTCTGAGGATACAGAGGAGAATTGGAGTCATTATATTGATCCTTGGTGCTCCTCAATTTCCCTGCAAAGCCTCCTGAGATTGTTTGCCCGAGGTCAATGATCTGATCAGAAAGGCTCATATAATGAATATCAGATCAAATCAAAAATGTCACATGTGCCTAATACAGATGTAGACTTTActgagaaatgcttacttacgagccctttcccaacaatgcagagttaaaaagtaagaaaaatatatacaaggagcaccggtactgagtcattgagcaggggtacaaggtagttgaggtaatacagtatgtagatgtaggtaggggtaaaggcgACTAGGCAATCatgatgataaacagagtagcagcagcgtatgtgaagagtgtgaaagtgtgtctatccgtgagtgtatgtgtgtgtgtgtgtgtgtgtgtgtgtgtgagtgtacgcagtgcgtgtgtgttggagtgtcagagtgtagtatgtgtaagtgtgtggtagagtccagtgagtgtgcaaaGAGCCGGGGGAAATAAAAAGGGGATCAATGCAaatagcagtggtggaaaaagtactcaattgttatactttgagtaaaagtaaagataccttaatagaaaatgactgaagtaaaatactacttgagcaaAAGACTAaacgtatttggttttaaatatactccagtatcaaaagtaaatgtagttgctaaataatacttaagtatcaaaattagatgtataaatcatttaaaattcattatattaagcaaaccagatgacactattttctttttttaaatttacggatagccagggtcacactccaacagacATATGCTTTATTTGTCaattttgtgtttagtgagtccaccagatcagatgcagtagggatgaccagggatgttctcttgataagtgtgtgaattggacaattttctgtcttgctaagcattcaaaatgtaacaagtacttttggtgtcagggaaaatgtatggagtaaaaagtacatacttttctttaggaatggaatggagtgaagtgaagtaaaagttgtcaaacatataaatagtaaagtaaagtacagataccccaaaaaacgacttaagtagtactctaaagtattttacaccactggcaAATAGTcagtgtagccatttgattaactgttcagcaatcttatggcttgggggtagaagctgttcaggagcccttggtgctccggtaccgcttgccctccggtagcagagagaacagtctataacttgggtggctgaagtctttggcaacttttagggccttcctactacaccacctggtatagaggttctggatgacagtgagcttggccccagtgatgtactgggccatacacacaaCCATCTGTAGCACCTTATGGTCGGATACCAAGCAgctgccataccaagcggtgatgcagccagccaAGCTGCTCTCAGTGGCGTAGCCATCAGACAGAGGTATTATTGTACCTGCACTAAAGCAGACTCATATCACACATTCACTGTATACCATGCAGAACATCACATAGACACATGTATTAGTTTTCCATCATTACACCAGCAGACATCAAAAATCATATATGAATGTGCACATTTAAAATGCACTGGAATGTCTGAGATTTTCACAAATGTGGTTGCTACTTCAAATAGACTGTATTCCAATAACTGGAAAGCTTTTCATAgactgcaaaacaccagtcacgCGTAATGACAATAGTTGTCATTCTTGAGACATCGTACTGCCACTTCCCTTCGCTTTCCCAAGTCGTATCATTTCTCATTTCCCGCTCAGCATTGCAGACTGCAAACCCCTAATTCAATTTCAATGGTTACTTTTCCTTCCATCAGTCTCCTGAAAGGAAGTTGGAACGTCTTGGCCAGTAATATAACTCTAATTCGTTCTGACTGATGGGTTTAGAACTTGTCCATGATACTGAACATATTCTTCACAATGGAACTGGGAAACTCTTTGTTGGTGTAACGTTATGTAACAGTAATATAGCGTTGTGCAAATGTTTGTGCTTGCACCATGAATGTTTCATTCAGTCAAATAACTCATTTCCATGTGCCTATTTCAACTCTTGCAGCAACACTATGCAAATCATGGCTACTGTGAGTGTGTGATATTTGTCAGCACATTGTGTATCTTTGTAGATGGCATATCCATATGCTTTTGTTTGTAGGGGCTTGGCTGCTTAAAGTGCTATTATCATGTCACTTCGGTGCCATTTAGCCGACGCTGTTGTGCAGAGTTTGTTTACAACGTGAGAGGACAAGCGATGGCCGCCAAAGCTCTCAGATGAAAGCACACATGAAATAGAATCTCAAGTACATGAACTGTCTATCGGGATTAACATGCAAGCTGCTGTGGGGAGCAAGATGCTGGAGAATAAAAGCAAGCAACCTTCATTTTGAATTCTATGTGCAAACAAGATGCTCTGGCAGATGCTTTCATGTTTGCCCCACTATTTCCTTTGAATGATTGTATATGCATAAGACTAAAGTCAATATAGATagctagatggagagagagagccaaatgACTTTGCATCAGATATTGCGTTGCTTTTGACGCCACTCTTCCCCCTCACCCACTCTTTCTGTTTTTGAAACTTGAGGTGCATTAATGTAACAGCTGATCAAACATTCTGAGATGGAAGACAGAGTCAGTTGCAGAAATCGATGCATAGACTGCTTGTGGAGTTGTTGGCAGTGAGGTAGACAGCCATGTATGGAAGATGAGATGGCTgaggactggtgtgtgtctgtgtgtgtgtgtgtctgtgtgtgtgtgtgtgagagagacggagatgTCTGGCTTGTGTCATGGAAAGATGATGGAGTGCTAGCTGCCTGTTTGGCAAACATATAACGGGCATCTAGCAGCAGGTGCTTCTGTGGCTGTGAATGAAATGAATGCACTTGGCGTTGTCTGAAGGCGATGCGGTCTGATTATGGTGTGTACATGGCCTTGTGTTGTACACATGGCAGGCCCCAGGTAAGGACATAGTAATGGTGTAGCGCTCCTCACAGGCTGGTTAAAGGGGTTAGCGGTCAGGTTGATAATGACAGTGATTTACATGAATGCTGTTTTAGCTTCTTGTGGAGTTGTGGCTCTGTgctgcctctccttcctctgTTCTTCACACTTCCTCTGTATCATCTCCTTTACTGCTTCTTCTTTCCTTCAGTCTAGTTTCTTTTGATTTCTCAAACACTTATTTCCTGTCTGGTACTTCCTGTCCCCTCCCtcatctcttgctctccctcaatctctctctgacctctactCTTTCTACACTCCTTTGTCTCTTCATTCCTCTATAATGTTATTGCCTAGAATCTTTTTCATTTCCCCTAACACTCCTTCTCTCTGTGCAACATCGGAATTGAGTAAGATGTTGCTCCAAATGTTGCCTAAGTAGAAATAACACTGTCACAACGAAGACGGCAGTGCAACACCAGTACACTACACAGACATCCATTTGCACTAATAAGGAATCTAATAATTTAACGAGCAACATGTTTAGAAGCAATGCATTTCATTTTTgtaagctgctctctctctctctctctctctcctttgctcccCACAGCTCAGCATATGACGTGCGGCTACGACAGAAGGTGGCGGTGAAGAAGCTGTCTCGGCCTTTCCAGTCCCTTATCCACAGTAGGCGCTCGTACCGCGAGCTCCGGCTACTCAAGCACATGAAACATGAGAATGTGAGTAAGGAGTGGTTGAAGACCTCCCGTGTTGGCTAGTTGACCTAAATTGCCTTGATAATGCACTATAGAGTTGTAACTCTTTGGCATCAACCTTCTCCCTGAACAGGTAATAGGACTACTGGATGTATTCTCCCCTGCTGCATCGCTAGAGGACTTCCATGAAGTGTGAGTGACTACTGAACGAGCACCAGGATGTCCAACATACCCCATACAGTAATTATACTGTCATGATTATTCTGATGATGACATATTGCATTTAAATAGAGCTTTTCACCAGGATTCAAGGCACGTACTGTCTAACTGAATTGGAACATCTCCACGCACTGTTCTAaaagtcccctcctcctcctcccttctcctcctctttccagcTACCTGGTAACCAACTTGATGGGGGCAGACCTGAACAACATAGTCAAATTCCAGCGTCTCTCTGATGAGCATGTGCAGTTTCTTATTTACCAGCTGCTCAGGGGCCTCAAGGTAGTTAACCCCTCAACGCATCATGTTTagacatatttttttacatactATCCCATACACTCACAGTACAAAGCAACCTTCTCTGATTATAATTGTTTTTACTCACAAAGACAACTGTTACGTATTTCAAGATGCCACAATTAAACCTCAAACACCATCATCATGATCCTTTTTATACTATAAAACTACTGGCTATAATTTACTAGAATATCCCTTAACATCCTCTGAAatggtatatatactgtaccttcaCATTTGATTACAAACTCGGATATACTGCTAAGTTTGAAATCTACATTATGCCTGCCTCACTAGGCAACACAGTTAAGAAGGGACTGACCAGCAAACCTAGTTACCAAGGAATGAACAAAAAATGTAGACCCTTTTAGACAGGGGCCAATGTTAGAATACACTGttgacctctttctctctctctctcgcactccatTCTTTCCTtgctcctcccactcctccccccATCCCGCTGCCATGTCCCTTTTCCGTCTCCCCCTGAACAGTACATCCATTCAGCAGGACTGATCCACAGAGTGAGTGGTggctttcctcttctcttctcttcttgcCCACTCTTTTCATTTTTCCTCATCCCCTCTTATCATAAAGGCAGTCTTCTTCTGGAGAGCAATTGCCTCTCCTGAGTGCTTTGTTGTCTTTAAAGGCAATTCTGTATTTAGAATGTACCAGTATGTGTGTAAGTAGATAATATcatattgtgtgagtgtgttagagagatTGTGTGCTGAGAGCTTCTTGTTGCATGTGCCTGTAGGCCTAACACCCAGCTTGTAAAACCCAGTATATGtttcaacctgtctgtctgtctgtctgtctgtctgtctgtctgtctgtctgtctgtctgtctgtctgtctgtctgtctgtctgtctgtctgtctgtctgtctgtctgtctgtctgtctatctatctgcctttcggtctgtctgtgttcatggctttctccctttcttttccCCTGTCCTTCAGACAGTCTTTGTGTTGACCGGTCTGTCTTTTCATGTGTCTGTCTCACAGGACCTGAAACCAAGTAACGTGGCAGTGAACGAGGATTGCGAGCTGAGGGTAATACCAGTGACCCAGCCGCCCAACTCCTCAACGCCTCAGACTATCACAACACAACCTTCCCCAACTTGGAAATGGCTATCACCATGACaacctgtgtctctctcgctctcccccagATCCTTGACTTTGGATTGGCCAGACAGACGGATGATGAGATGACGGGGTACGTGGCGACTCGCTGGTATCGAGCGCCAGAGATCATGCTTAACTGGATGCACTACAATCAGACAGGTACAGATCCACACTCACAGAACCCAAGAATGATCATAAACCCAAGATCCTCATTTCACACCACATATTACCAGACACCTAATATTACAACCAAACACATACTCTATCATCAAACAGTTCTATCCAGAAAGAAAAATTATCTATCTATCTGTGACGTTATGGCTAATCATAAAATCCTGTTGTTATGACGACTGAATGTTAACGCCTCTGTTACAGTGGATATCTGGTCAGTGGGATGCATCATGGGAGAGCTGCTGAAGGGGAAGGTCCTGTTTCCAGGCAACGACTGTATCCTTCACTAACACAGACATGACTTGATACGGAGTGCACTATACTCCCCAACCGCTCTCCAGCGCTGTTACCGCCAATACTGCTCTATGGACACATATCAGCTCCTCCCAGATTTGCATCACAATCCCATCTAGAGATATAGCCTTTCTGTCTGAAGGGGAGGTGTATTGAGAGTGACTGAAAGAAAAGGAAGTTCACAATGGACTGAATTGTATTGACTGTCACTGTACAGAGTCAAAGACTGAAACAAATAGGAATGTGATTTACcgctttgtgtgtatgtattgggtcCTCAAATGTTGGAGTATGCTGTCTGCATAAAAcgaacactagaacactgttcTAGCAAAGTCAAGTATGCCTACCCTCAGTCAGTTGTTCTACCTAAAGAGTTGGTCCTGCCAACCATATGACTTTTTCACGATCATGATGGCCCTTAATTAACCCCTCCTGATCTAAGATATCGACCAGCTAAAGAGGATTATGGAGGTGGTGGGCACCCCGACCCCTGACCTTCTACAGAAGATCTCCTCTGAACATGTGAGAAgatggagaaatagagggagagatgggaaagtTGAATGGATCATTCGCTATATCAATGCAAATTGGTTTAATGATACTGATTATCCCCTGACATCCATTGATAGGTGTAATTGATTGACTAATTTGATGATCGATTATTCAATATTTTGCTTGTAGCATGATTGATTTCTCAATTGGCCCTGCAATGTACTGTACACATTGTCACGTGTGTGTACATTGCTTCCTATCCATAGGCTCAGAAATATATCCAGTCTCTACCCTTCATGCCCCAGCAGGACTTAGAGAAGATATTCAGAGGAGCCAACCCAATGGGTGAGACTGAGTCATACCCGATAACTGAATTTGCTGGAGGCTAATTTTAACCCAAGACTATAGTCACCCAAGGCTATGGATTACATAATGCAGCTTTGTTAGTATTATTCACTTTGCGCCTACATCTTAATCTcggtctccatctttctctctgcaactccattcttctctctccctccctccctcagctgtGGATCTACTGAAGCGCATGCTGGTTCTGGACTGTGACGGGCGTGTCTCGGCCAGTGAGGCTCTCTCCCACCCTTATTTCTCCCAGTACCACGACCCGGATGACGAACCAGATGCCCTGCCCTACGACCAGACGCTGGAGAGCAAGGACCGCACGCTAGAGGAGTGgaaaggtcagagagagagttggagggtggcTAGAGTGGAGGAGGTTAAGAGGGATTATCTTTTTTAAACATTCAACATTTATTTTCTGCTATGTTCTTGACCAGAACTAAACATTCTCTCTTGCTCCTCACCTTTTGTTCATCCCTCTTTCTTCACCTCATCTTctttctcttttgctctctctctctctctctctctccccctatacaGAGCTGGTGTTCGAGGAGATGAATGGAATCAAAGCGCCTGTCAGCGAAACGAGCAGTCTACAGGTGGAACAGTGAAAGACAAACCCTGCCTCCTTCTGCTCGGTCTGTCCCGTCAGCTGAGGAAAGACCGCCGTCTTGTCTCCGTCTGTCTGCCAGCATTGGGGAGGCGGGAGGAtccgaaagaaagagagactgtgggccaatcagagacaacgctgTGTCCCCTAGAGGCATAACACCCCTCCCCTTGCTCACTGTGACTGGCTATTTGACTGCCTGTCATGAGTTTTGTAAaaggggagcagggagaggggaggtCTGGTTGAACTGATAGGGATGAGAATACGCACATTACGACGATTACAGGGAGCATGTTTTGATAGGTATATGTTTACAGTCTGTtgaagagaggtaggagagagaggcagagagagaaagtagcactaGGGTTTTCAAACCTACCCAAGGGTCCAACTGATAAATAGGCATTGGCTACAGGTCACTGGAAATCTTTGTCATAAAGACATTTTATAAGCACTCATAATGGATGTCAGTTTGTGTCTGCTTATAACACCTGTTATGTCATGGTAATGACAGAGGGTTCTAGTGAATTGTTGTCAAGAATTTCACGCATTTcgctgtctcaggcaccgctccagaatctcccgtaagtgttcagttgggtttagatctggtgactgagacggccatggcatatggtttacatcgttttcatacacatcaaaccattcagtgaccattcGTGCCCTGTCGATGGGGGCATTgttatcctatgggggcatagccatggtggCCAAAATAATGGCCAGCCCAGAATTTTTCTACATGACCCTAAATGTCACGTTCGTTTAGAGATGgattagaccaaggtgcagcgtggtaggcgtaaaTCTTTCTTTAATTGATGACACCGAAAAAACAGCAAATACAAAAACGAAACGCACAGTTCTGTAGGGCTGGAAAGCAAtagtacaaaaacaagatcccacaaactcaggtggaaaacaggctgcctaagtatgatccccaatcagagacaacaatagacagctgcctctgattgggaaccatacccgaccaacaaagaaatagaacacatagattgcccaccctagtcacaccctgacctaaccaaaatagagaataaaaaggatctctaaggtcagggcgtgacactaaacATGTTGGGATTTTAATGAATTAACTCagaaaccacacctgtgtggaagcacctgctttcaataagATTTGTATCTCTTATTAACTCAATactttccattattttggcagttacctgtatgtaggCTATGCATTTGTTGCTGGTATCACCCATTTCAGATTCCACTGGCTCTAGTCCAACAGGTTTTACTAGTCCCTGGCTCTGTAGAGAAACCCAAACCTATAGCTGAAGTTTACATCTGAACATTCAGCAGATACCATTACCCACAGTGACTCCCAGATGCATGCAGTTTAAATTGGATTTACAGGTCTGAATGTTGTCATTTCAGAGGTCTAATATTCAGCATGTTTTAAAGGGGCTTACGGAGGTGAACGAATTACAGGGGAATAAAATAATTCAATTTTCCTGGAATTGCAACATATACTAGCCCAAGAACTACAACAACAATCATATACACAATGCCTCAATTACAGTAGAGATAATCTGAAATACTCTTTCTCGGTTGATGTTTGACTATTTACGATCCTGTATGTGTCATATACAATTGTTGATATTGGAAACTTGTTGGATTTAAATAGAACTGCAAAAAAGATGAATGTATACAAAactgtatgtttaaaaaaaagtgtattttcATTCTATGGTGGCATGAATTTTAACTGTACAATTTCTGCCGTATGCATTTCCAATCAATAACCGAATGTCAACTTTGTGTCATAATGCCATGACAACTCATGACAGTTGATGTCAACCAACTCAACTCTATTACAACAGTTATAACACCATTATTCAGCATGAACAAGTAAACATTTGGTTACACATATTCAGAATAAATCAAATCGATCTATTCCCTGTCTTGGTAACGTCATGAATGCGTGCATCAATCCAGTCTTGTATTCTCCCAAAAATGATTAAGTCTGTTGTTGTATGGATACATTCCTTTATGTTTCCAAGTATCACGCAGCAGCCTATCAGCCGGTATGCAGCACTATGTCAGTGGTGAGAATCTGTCATGGGCATAGTATGTTGTGGCATTATGAAAGACCACTTTACTCCAGAGTTACAGCCTACTCATTCCTCCTCCACATGGCCAAAGTTCCATCAATACTCccagcccacacacacagtagcttTCCAGTGCTTTATGGGTTCCAAGTCTAAGTATACATGgccttttgtttgtgtgtgtgtcaatttgCCTTCAAGTTCCATTCTTGCATGTTTCCAACAAACATGCCTGCAGGCATCAAACTATGTCATAATCTCTCAGCCACAGAACAGAAacagtattatgagagaccacccTTCTGATCATCATGACGACGCATgtatcctcttcttcctcttgtcATCAATAAAAGCTCAATTCATCACCAGTTATCTTACAGTGTGTCATAGACTCATataataattgtgtgtgtggcctACATGTACATTTTTACTTTTGAGACTGCATAAAAACAGCATCAAAGCAGAAAGGAAGTGTAACCAAGGGAGGCCAGGAAAATACTAAAATAACTTTCATCCCTATTtttaggctaggctaggctagctcTCTTTGCTATCTCATGACAACAGACAGCATTTTGGCAACATTCCTTGTGACTTGATTGTAAGACAATAAGGAGCCAGGGCGGTAGGTTGCCTAGCTGTTAAGagtgttgctggttcgaatctctGAGTCGACTAGGTGAAAAAATATGCCAATGTGCAATGGAGCAAGGCTCTTAACCTTAATCTGGAtgaagagcatctgctaaattactcaaatgtaaaaatgAGTCTGGACAAAGACACACCCAATAATAGCACAGAGCGACTCTAGTGTTTACCTTTTTCCCGACAAAAGCCAGAGAGGTCATGCCACCAGCGTTCACCAGCGATACCATTGAGGTATAAAAAACGAGTGAGACCAGTCACTGGTTACGGTTATTTAGTCGTGTCACTGGAGACCACTGTCGGGCAACAGAACGCATTGCGCATTTGCTGAGTGATAGAGAGTGTGTAGGTGGTGGCGGCTACACGAGAGCAAGTGAACGAAGTGTCTCGTGGACAACAACGGGTCATTATCCCTGAATTAAGATTTAGCTGGGGATACATTGACCCCCATATCGAATTGGATATGTCGGTTCGCACGCGGACAGGATTTTACCGTCAGGAGGTAAACAAAACGGCATGGGAGGTTCCAGAGCGATACCGCGAGCTAAAGCAGGTGGGGACTGGCGCCTATGGGACAGTATGGTGAGTTTTATACGAGTTTAATCATCAAACATGGGTAGGCTACTCTTCGTAAATGTCGAATTTGGAGTTTGGGAATACAAACCAAGCCACAACAAGACGTGACTCGTTCCTAAAATTAGCATCGCTTTTTTTTAGGAACTGTTCATCTCATTCATTCTTCATGTGGTTATATCAAAAGGAAGTTTTGTGCAGTGACGCGCTCGATTGTGTCCGAATTAAGTCATCAACAAACATCGGTGCTATTTGATGAATAGTGAAGACTTAACTGTTATATTATGCGGTTTATGTTTAATTCCTAAGCATAGCTTAAACGGCAGGGACTTTTGGG from the Oncorhynchus tshawytscha isolate Ot180627B linkage group LG33, Otsh_v2.0, whole genome shotgun sequence genome contains:
- the LOC112214240 gene encoding mitogen-activated protein kinase 11 isoform X1; protein product: MTHLYSHGSAYDVRLRQKVAVKKLSRPFQSLIHSRRSYRELRLLKHMKHENVIGLLDVFSPAASLEDFHEVYLVTNLMGADLNNIVKFQRLSDEHVQFLIYQLLRGLKYIHSAGLIHRDLKPSNVAVNEDCELRILDFGLARQTDDEMTGYVATRWYRAPEIMLNWMHYNQTVDIWSVGCIMGELLKGKVLFPGNDYIDQLKRIMEVVGTPTPDLLQKISSEHAQKYIQSLPFMPQQDLEKIFRGANPMAVDLLKRMLVLDCDGRVSASEALSHPYFSQYHDPDDEPDALPYDQTLESKDRTLEEWKELVFEEMNGIKAPVSETSSLQVEQ
- the LOC112214240 gene encoding mitogen-activated protein kinase 11 isoform X2, with the protein product MSARSGYYRQELNKTVWEVPERYQNLTPVGSGAYGSVCSAYDVRLRQKVAVKKLSRPFQSLIHSRRSYRELRLLKHMKHENVIGLLDVFSPAASLEDFHEVYLVTNLMGADLNNIVKFQRLSDEHVQFLIYQLLRGLKYIHSAGLIHRDLKPSNVAVNEDCELRILDFGLARQTDDEMTGYVATRWYRAPEIMLNWMHYNQTVDIWSVGCIMGELLKGKVLFPGNDYIDQLKRIMEVVGTPTPDLLQKISSEHAQKYIQSLPFMPQQDLEKIFRGANPMAVDLLKRMLVLDCDGRVSASEALSHPYFSQYHDPDDEPDALPYDQTLESKDRTLEEWKELVFEEMNGIKAPVSETSSLQVEQ